A window of Gambusia affinis linkage group LG03, SWU_Gaff_1.0, whole genome shotgun sequence contains these coding sequences:
- the LOC122828403 gene encoding E3 ubiquitin-protein ligase KCMF1-like isoform X2 — MSRHEGVSCDACLKGNFRGRRYKCLICYDYDLCASCYESGATTTRHTTEHPMQCILTRVDFDLYYGGEAFSVEQPQAFTCPYCGRMGYTEISLQEHVAAEHTETSTEVICPICAALPGGDPNHVTDDFAAHLTLEHRAPRDLDESSGVRHVRRMFHPGRGLGGPRARRSNMHFTSSSTGGLSTGQSSSQSSNYSREAMDPIAELLSQLSGVRRSAGGQLSSGPSASQLQQLQMQLQLERQQAQVARQQLETARNASRGGGRTNAILNTNSTVANPNPSANHTNNPNPHPGATEPNTQHTAHSSQFLLSRLSEPRLSEVERQACEAQWADRSLFVTELLLSTLLPDDDASASSSEDEDDCHGSLRNFADFEAMGCVEVMTLDVALENLNLKEMSPAPKKTKPATKTAPAKKEPPAPPL, encoded by the exons ATGTCCCGTCATGAAG GTGTGAGCTGCGACGCGTGTTTAAAGGGCAACTTCAGAGGTCGACGGTACAAGTGTTTAATTTGCTACGACTATGACCTGTGTGCATCATGCTACGAAAGCGGTGCAACCACGACCAGACACACCACAGAACATCCCATGCAGTGTATATTAACAAGAGTTGACTTTG aCCTGTACTATGGCGGAGAGGCGTTCTCGGTGGAACAGCCTCAGGCCTTCACCTGTCCCTACTGCGGCAGGATGGGCTACACAGAGATCTCCCTGCAGGAGCATGTGGCTGCAGAGCACACAGAAACCTCCACTGAAGTG ATATGCCCCATATGTGCAGCACTGCCAGGTGGCGACCCAAATCACGTGACGGATGACTTTGCTGCTCATCTCACACTTGAACACAGAGCCCCGAGAGACTTG GATGAGTCCAGCGGGGTACGGCATGTGAGAAGGATGTTTCACCCCGGGCGCGGGTTGGGCGGCCCGCGAGCCCGCAGGTCTAACATGCATTTCACCAGCAGCTCCACAGGGGGGCTCTCCACCGGTCAGAGCTCCTCACAGAGCTCCAACTACAGCAGAGAGGCCATGGATCCCATAGCAG AGCTCCTGTCCCAGTTGTCGGGGGTACGGCGTTCGGCGGGGGGCCAGCTCAGTTCGGGTCCCTCCGCCTcgcagctccagcagcttcagatGCAACTCCAGCTGGAGCGCCAGCAGGCGCAGGTGGCGCGCCAGCAGCTGGAGACGGCCCGAAACGCCAGCCGAGGTGGAGGCCGAACCAACGCAATCCTCAACACAAATTCAACCGTTGCAAACCCCAACCCCAGCGCCAACCACACCAACAACCCCAACCCCCACCCAGGGGCAACTGAGCCCAACACACAACACACGGCACACAGCTCCCAGTTTCTACTCAGCAG GCTGAGCGAACCGCGGCTGTCTGAGGTGGAGCGGCAAGCGTGTGAGGCccagtgggctgacaggagcCTGTTCGTCACTGAGCTGCTGCTCTCCACTCTGCTGCCCGACGACGACGCCTCGGCCTCTTCCTCCGAAGACGAGGATGATTGTCATGGCTCGTTGCGAAACTTCGCCGACTTCGAGGCCATGGGCTGCGTGGAGGTGATGACGTTGGACGTGGCCCTGGAGAACCTCAACCTCAAGGAGATGAGCCCCGCCCCGAAGAAGACGAAACCGGCGACTAAAACGGCACCCGCCAAGAAAGAGCCCCCCGCGCCACCCCTTTGA
- the lipg gene encoding endothelial lipase isoform X2: MNLNIFLLWTFLQYVSSALGENSVLKGEDEGFESTDEEAVHGKIKYNMRKSLDLDQEGCYLQTGKKACLEECGFNSKAKTIFIIHGWTMSGIFETWMHKLVSAVMQRENEANLVVVDWIPLAQQLYPDAVNHTRAVGVDIAKMLNWLQEEHKLPLENVHLIGYSLGAHVAGFAGTYVKGTLGRITGLDPAGPMFEGVEEEKRLSPDDADFVDVLHTYTREALGVSIGIQQPIGDIDIYPNGGDVQPGCALSEMLAAAGNFMEVMKCEHERAVHLFVDSLMNKEHMSYAYQCTGPDRFKKGVCLSCRKNRCNNIGYNARKMRKRRNSKMYLKTRANTPFGGYHYQMKMHVFNRKQFDNADPTFYVKLYGGHNDTENIFVVHADPIGLNFTNTFLVFTEEDIGDLLKIRLSWEGDSESFSSVFKYIKNSFWNWNANAAKPVLEIRRIRVKAGESQKKFTFCAQDPSKTEISPGESITFVKCRDGWEVKPRKRLPM, encoded by the exons ATGAAtctcaacatatttttactatgGACTTTTCTACAGTATGTGTCGTCCGCTTTAGGGGAAAACAGTGTTCTTAAAG GTGAAGACGAGGGGTTTGAATCGACAGACGAGGAGGCTGTCCATGGCAAGATTAAGTACAACATGAGGAAAAGTTTAGACTTGGACCAAGAAGGGTGCTACCTGCAAACTGGCAAGAAGGCCTGTTTGGAAGAATGTGGCTTCAACTCTAAAGCCAAGACCATCTTCATCATCCATGGCTGGACG ATGAGTGGCATATTTGAAACCTGGATGCATAAACTCGTCTCTGCAGTGATGCAGCGTGAAAATGAAGCCAATTTGGTGGTTGTTGACTGGATACCTTTGGCTCAGCAGCTCTACCCTGACGCAGTCAACCACACACGTGCTGTTGGAGTTGACATTGCCAAAATGCTCAACTGGCTACAG GAGGAACATAAACTCCCTCTGGAGAATGTTCATCTAATTGGATACAGTTTAGGTGCTCATGTAGCTGGTTTTGCAGGAACATATGTAAAAGGAACTCTTGGTAGAATCACTG GTCTGGACCCAGCAGGGCCCATGTTTGAGGGTGTGGAGGAGGAGAAACGCCTGTCGCCTGATGATGCCGATTTTGTGGATGTTCTGCACACGTACACTCGGGAGGCTTTAGGTGTGAGCATTGGGATCCAGCAGCCAATTGGTGACATTGACATCTATCCAAATGGTGGTGACGTGCAGCCTGGCTGTGCGCTCAGTGAGATGttggcagcagcaggaa acTTTATGGAGGTGATGAAGTGTGAACATGAGCGAGCCGTGCACTTGTTTGTGGACTCCCTGATGAACAAGGAGCACATGAGCTATGCCTACCAATGCACCGGGCCAGATCGATTCAAGAAAGGGGTCTGCCTCAGTTGTCGCAAAAACCGCTGCAACAACATTGGCTACAATGCCAGAAAGATGCGCAAGAGACGCAACAGTAAGATGTACCTGAAGACCAGAGCCAACACTCCTTTTGGAG GATACCACTATCAAATGAAGATGCATGTGTTCAACAGGAAGCAGTTTGATAATGCAGATCCAACATTTTATGTGAAGCTGTACGGTGGTCATAATGACACGGAAAACATCTTTGTTGT CCATGCTGATCCTATTGGCCTGAACTTCACTAACACTTTCTTGGTGTTCACTGAAGAGGACATTGGTGATCTGCTGAAGATCCGTCTAAGCTGGGAGGGGGACTCTGAATCATTCAGCTCTGTCTTCAAATATATCAAGAACTCTTTCTGGAACTGGAACGCCAACGCTGCCAAGCCTGTCCTGGAAATCCGACGGATTCGTGTGAAAGCTGGAGAATCTCAGAAAAA GTTTACCTTCTGTGCGCAAGACCCTTCAAAAACGGAGATCTCTCCAGGAGAGTCGATAACCTTCGTTAAATGTCGTGACGGCTGGGAAGTTAAACCTAGAAAACG GTTACCAATGTAA
- the LOC122828403 gene encoding E3 ubiquitin-protein ligase KCMF1-like isoform X1, whose protein sequence is MIEFRDLSCLNKQIRGVSCDACLKGNFRGRRYKCLICYDYDLCASCYESGATTTRHTTEHPMQCILTRVDFDLYYGGEAFSVEQPQAFTCPYCGRMGYTEISLQEHVAAEHTETSTEVICPICAALPGGDPNHVTDDFAAHLTLEHRAPRDLDESSGVRHVRRMFHPGRGLGGPRARRSNMHFTSSSTGGLSTGQSSSQSSNYSREAMDPIAELLSQLSGVRRSAGGQLSSGPSASQLQQLQMQLQLERQQAQVARQQLETARNASRGGGRTNAILNTNSTVANPNPSANHTNNPNPHPGATEPNTQHTAHSSQFLLSRLSEPRLSEVERQACEAQWADRSLFVTELLLSTLLPDDDASASSSEDEDDCHGSLRNFADFEAMGCVEVMTLDVALENLNLKEMSPAPKKTKPATKTAPAKKEPPAPPL, encoded by the exons ATGATTGAATTTAGAGATCTCAGCTGCCTTAACAAACAAATCAGAG GTGTGAGCTGCGACGCGTGTTTAAAGGGCAACTTCAGAGGTCGACGGTACAAGTGTTTAATTTGCTACGACTATGACCTGTGTGCATCATGCTACGAAAGCGGTGCAACCACGACCAGACACACCACAGAACATCCCATGCAGTGTATATTAACAAGAGTTGACTTTG aCCTGTACTATGGCGGAGAGGCGTTCTCGGTGGAACAGCCTCAGGCCTTCACCTGTCCCTACTGCGGCAGGATGGGCTACACAGAGATCTCCCTGCAGGAGCATGTGGCTGCAGAGCACACAGAAACCTCCACTGAAGTG ATATGCCCCATATGTGCAGCACTGCCAGGTGGCGACCCAAATCACGTGACGGATGACTTTGCTGCTCATCTCACACTTGAACACAGAGCCCCGAGAGACTTG GATGAGTCCAGCGGGGTACGGCATGTGAGAAGGATGTTTCACCCCGGGCGCGGGTTGGGCGGCCCGCGAGCCCGCAGGTCTAACATGCATTTCACCAGCAGCTCCACAGGGGGGCTCTCCACCGGTCAGAGCTCCTCACAGAGCTCCAACTACAGCAGAGAGGCCATGGATCCCATAGCAG AGCTCCTGTCCCAGTTGTCGGGGGTACGGCGTTCGGCGGGGGGCCAGCTCAGTTCGGGTCCCTCCGCCTcgcagctccagcagcttcagatGCAACTCCAGCTGGAGCGCCAGCAGGCGCAGGTGGCGCGCCAGCAGCTGGAGACGGCCCGAAACGCCAGCCGAGGTGGAGGCCGAACCAACGCAATCCTCAACACAAATTCAACCGTTGCAAACCCCAACCCCAGCGCCAACCACACCAACAACCCCAACCCCCACCCAGGGGCAACTGAGCCCAACACACAACACACGGCACACAGCTCCCAGTTTCTACTCAGCAG GCTGAGCGAACCGCGGCTGTCTGAGGTGGAGCGGCAAGCGTGTGAGGCccagtgggctgacaggagcCTGTTCGTCACTGAGCTGCTGCTCTCCACTCTGCTGCCCGACGACGACGCCTCGGCCTCTTCCTCCGAAGACGAGGATGATTGTCATGGCTCGTTGCGAAACTTCGCCGACTTCGAGGCCATGGGCTGCGTGGAGGTGATGACGTTGGACGTGGCCCTGGAGAACCTCAACCTCAAGGAGATGAGCCCCGCCCCGAAGAAGACGAAACCGGCGACTAAAACGGCACCCGCCAAGAAAGAGCCCCCCGCGCCACCCCTTTGA
- the lipg gene encoding endothelial lipase isoform X1, producing the protein MNLNIFLLWTFLQYVSSALGENSVLKAGEDEGFESTDEEAVHGKIKYNMRKSLDLDQEGCYLQTGKKACLEECGFNSKAKTIFIIHGWTMSGIFETWMHKLVSAVMQRENEANLVVVDWIPLAQQLYPDAVNHTRAVGVDIAKMLNWLQEEHKLPLENVHLIGYSLGAHVAGFAGTYVKGTLGRITGLDPAGPMFEGVEEEKRLSPDDADFVDVLHTYTREALGVSIGIQQPIGDIDIYPNGGDVQPGCALSEMLAAAGNFMEVMKCEHERAVHLFVDSLMNKEHMSYAYQCTGPDRFKKGVCLSCRKNRCNNIGYNARKMRKRRNSKMYLKTRANTPFGGYHYQMKMHVFNRKQFDNADPTFYVKLYGGHNDTENIFVVHADPIGLNFTNTFLVFTEEDIGDLLKIRLSWEGDSESFSSVFKYIKNSFWNWNANAAKPVLEIRRIRVKAGESQKKFTFCAQDPSKTEISPGESITFVKCRDGWEVKPRKRLPM; encoded by the exons ATGAAtctcaacatatttttactatgGACTTTTCTACAGTATGTGTCGTCCGCTTTAGGGGAAAACAGTGTTCTTAAAG CAGGTGAAGACGAGGGGTTTGAATCGACAGACGAGGAGGCTGTCCATGGCAAGATTAAGTACAACATGAGGAAAAGTTTAGACTTGGACCAAGAAGGGTGCTACCTGCAAACTGGCAAGAAGGCCTGTTTGGAAGAATGTGGCTTCAACTCTAAAGCCAAGACCATCTTCATCATCCATGGCTGGACG ATGAGTGGCATATTTGAAACCTGGATGCATAAACTCGTCTCTGCAGTGATGCAGCGTGAAAATGAAGCCAATTTGGTGGTTGTTGACTGGATACCTTTGGCTCAGCAGCTCTACCCTGACGCAGTCAACCACACACGTGCTGTTGGAGTTGACATTGCCAAAATGCTCAACTGGCTACAG GAGGAACATAAACTCCCTCTGGAGAATGTTCATCTAATTGGATACAGTTTAGGTGCTCATGTAGCTGGTTTTGCAGGAACATATGTAAAAGGAACTCTTGGTAGAATCACTG GTCTGGACCCAGCAGGGCCCATGTTTGAGGGTGTGGAGGAGGAGAAACGCCTGTCGCCTGATGATGCCGATTTTGTGGATGTTCTGCACACGTACACTCGGGAGGCTTTAGGTGTGAGCATTGGGATCCAGCAGCCAATTGGTGACATTGACATCTATCCAAATGGTGGTGACGTGCAGCCTGGCTGTGCGCTCAGTGAGATGttggcagcagcaggaa acTTTATGGAGGTGATGAAGTGTGAACATGAGCGAGCCGTGCACTTGTTTGTGGACTCCCTGATGAACAAGGAGCACATGAGCTATGCCTACCAATGCACCGGGCCAGATCGATTCAAGAAAGGGGTCTGCCTCAGTTGTCGCAAAAACCGCTGCAACAACATTGGCTACAATGCCAGAAAGATGCGCAAGAGACGCAACAGTAAGATGTACCTGAAGACCAGAGCCAACACTCCTTTTGGAG GATACCACTATCAAATGAAGATGCATGTGTTCAACAGGAAGCAGTTTGATAATGCAGATCCAACATTTTATGTGAAGCTGTACGGTGGTCATAATGACACGGAAAACATCTTTGTTGT CCATGCTGATCCTATTGGCCTGAACTTCACTAACACTTTCTTGGTGTTCACTGAAGAGGACATTGGTGATCTGCTGAAGATCCGTCTAAGCTGGGAGGGGGACTCTGAATCATTCAGCTCTGTCTTCAAATATATCAAGAACTCTTTCTGGAACTGGAACGCCAACGCTGCCAAGCCTGTCCTGGAAATCCGACGGATTCGTGTGAAAGCTGGAGAATCTCAGAAAAA GTTTACCTTCTGTGCGCAAGACCCTTCAAAAACGGAGATCTCTCCAGGAGAGTCGATAACCTTCGTTAAATGTCGTGACGGCTGGGAAGTTAAACCTAGAAAACG GTTACCAATGTAA